One Longimicrobium sp. genomic region harbors:
- a CDS encoding DUF418 domain-containing protein produces the protein MMKPADPTERVELLDALRGFALFGVCLANLFVFSYWDSPAAGGLSRYDLPTDGAAAFLMHALVEGKFYSIFSLLFGLGFALQLQRAEARGGDGLPLFSRRVRVLMLIGLAHLLLLWYGDILLFYALMALVLVRMRHLDDGRALRRAAVCVFLPIVQYLPVIVSFALTPAIPFFAGLFGLSKLYGVDVMHMSEAMFGMFTSGSVGDWFELSTLGVFFRYADLVFTGRPFKVLAMFLVGMVVGRRAMWAALDANAALLRRVALWGYAIGLPANLVWAAVRDPQSYFDGSWRGLLETALYAFAVAPLALALAATFALLWRRGAWMRLLRVFAPAGKMALTNYLSQTVLATLVFSGFGLGLAGHVGPTWLWVQAVATIALQTLFSRWWLARYRFGPMEWAWRSLTYRERQPLRAGPRRPIHDESTVTP, from the coding sequence ATGATGAAGCCGGCCGATCCCACCGAGCGCGTCGAGCTGCTCGACGCGCTGCGCGGCTTCGCCCTCTTCGGCGTCTGCCTGGCCAACCTGTTCGTCTTCTCGTACTGGGACTCGCCCGCGGCGGGCGGCCTCTCCCGCTACGACCTGCCCACCGACGGCGCGGCGGCGTTCCTCATGCACGCGCTGGTGGAAGGGAAGTTCTATTCGATCTTCTCGCTGCTGTTCGGACTGGGCTTCGCGCTGCAGCTCCAGCGCGCCGAGGCCCGCGGCGGCGACGGGCTGCCACTGTTCTCGCGCCGCGTCCGCGTGCTGATGCTCATCGGGCTCGCGCACCTCCTGCTGCTCTGGTACGGCGACATCCTGCTGTTTTACGCGCTGATGGCGCTCGTGCTCGTGCGCATGCGCCACCTGGACGACGGGCGCGCGCTGCGCCGGGCGGCCGTGTGCGTCTTCCTGCCGATCGTCCAGTACCTCCCGGTCATCGTCAGCTTCGCGCTCACCCCGGCCATCCCGTTCTTCGCCGGCCTCTTCGGCCTCTCGAAGCTGTACGGCGTCGACGTCATGCACATGTCGGAAGCGATGTTCGGCATGTTCACGAGCGGCAGCGTCGGCGACTGGTTCGAGCTGAGCACGCTGGGCGTCTTCTTCCGCTACGCCGACCTGGTCTTCACGGGACGCCCGTTCAAGGTGCTCGCGATGTTCCTCGTGGGCATGGTCGTCGGACGGCGCGCCATGTGGGCGGCCCTGGACGCGAACGCGGCCCTGCTGCGCCGCGTGGCCCTGTGGGGGTATGCGATCGGACTGCCCGCCAACCTTGTGTGGGCCGCGGTCAGGGACCCGCAGTCGTACTTCGACGGGAGCTGGCGCGGCCTGCTGGAGACGGCGCTGTACGCCTTCGCCGTCGCGCCGCTGGCGCTGGCGCTCGCGGCCACCTTCGCGCTGCTCTGGCGGCGCGGCGCGTGGATGCGCCTGCTGCGGGTGTTCGCGCCGGCGGGGAAGATGGCGCTCACCAACTACCTCTCGCAGACCGTCCTGGCGACGCTGGTGTTCTCCGGGTTCGGCCTGGGGCTGGCCGGCCACGTCGGGCCGACGTGGCTGTGGGTCCAGGCGGTCGCGACGATCGCGCTGCAGACGCTGTTCAGCCGCTGGTGGCTGGCGCGCTACCGCTTCGGGCCCATGGAGTGGGCGTGGAGGTCGCTCACCTACCGCGAACGGCAGCCGCTCCGGGCCGGCCCGCGGAGACCGATCCACGACGAATCGACCGTGACCCCATGA